The DNA region ACCAAAGGAAAAGCAAGATGCGGCCTGGAAGTTCATCAAGTTCCTTACCGATAAGCAACAAACCATTTATTTTGCCCAGCATACCGGATATATGCCGATTCGAAAATCTGCCATTGAAGCGCCTGAAATGGTGAAGTTTTATGAAGAAAATCCGTTCTTCAAAACCACTGTCGACCAACTTCCGTACGGTAGGGGAATCCCGGTTGTGCCTGACTTCGAAAAGATTGAGACTGAAATTCAAAATGCGCTCGGAAAAACCTATGCCGAAAATGTTCCGGCCCAAGAATCAATGAAGGAAGCCGCCGACAAGATACGTGAGCTGTTGAAGAAATAGAGTGTAGCTAAAAAACGAATGACAATTTGATAAAAAAGGACTGAGAAACCATGGGGAAAACGGCTGAGAAGAAAAGTCCTTCGGGACGGCGGGTACTTATTATCGGAACGGACGGATTAAGGCCCGATCAGGTTAAAGCCGATACGATGCCTACGTATTGCCGGTTAATGCAAAGCGGCACGCTGTTCAAATCTTTTTATTCGGCTTTTCCATCGCTGACACGGGTGTGCATGGCCTCATTAACAACTGGATCCTATCCAGGGCAGCATGGTTTGATGGGCAATCTCATGTACGCGCCTCACTTTTCGGAAGACGGACTGCTGCAGACAGGTGACCATCGGGAAATATTGCAATTCCAGCAGCGAACGGGGGAAGAGCTGCTCTTGCGTCCGACGCTCGGGGACAGATTGGCCCAAGCGAACTTGCGCTTGACGGTTTCGGGCGGAAGTTCGCCCGGAGCTTCATTGCTCTGGAATTTTAATCATCCGCAGCATGTCATGAATCCGTCTACCGACTATGGTCTTCCAGAGCTTAGCGAAATGCATGCTGCGCGAGGCCCGGCCGCTGAGGAAACCGATGTTTCGATCCGCAAGAAAGAACGCACTTTATGGGCTGTTCGCACGCTCATTGAACAGCAATTGCCCGATGAACAGAATACCGTTATGGTGCTGTGGCTTCCCGAACCGGATGAAACGCAACATTATTGCGGCATTGGTTCGCAAGAGGCTAAACAAGCCCTAAGGCTAGTGGATCAATATTTGTCCGAGATTTTGGAGGCTGTCTCTCAACTTGGCCTCGAGAATGAATTGGATATCATGCTCATCAGCGATCACGGACATTCGACAGCGAACATGGTCGGTAGTCTGGAGCATTATGTGAATCAAGCCCGGAAAGAATTGAATAGAGAACTGAATTTTATCGCAGTGGACGCTTTTATTTATGGGGACGAGAATCAAGTCGAGGAATTGCAGGCGTTCGCTGACTGGTTATCCGCTCAACCTTGGTGCGGTATGCTATTGGCGAGAGAACCGCTTCATCAGCAACTGAACAATGCTCTGCCTTTGAGTGCAGTGATCGGAAGCATTACTCACGAGAGAGCCCCTCTGTTGGCCGTTGTTCCAGCGTGGACCGATGAAAAAAATCAGGATGGCATTCAAGGCGTTGTTCATTATTTAAACTCCAAGACGGAGAATAAAGCCTACCATGGCTCTATCCGAAATGAGGATATGCGACCGTTTTGCATGGGAATCGGCCCAAGCTTTAAAAAAGGTCATGTGACGGACATTCCGGCAGGCATTATTGACATTGCGCCAACGGCCTTGCATCTGGTTGGGGTCACGGGTGAAAGCGGCTTTACAGGAAGGGTTTTATTTGAAGGTCTGAAAGGTTGCGAAGAGCAGGCAGTTCAGCACGATGCTGTGAAGTATGAAGAATTATATGCGGATTCCGAACGAGTAAAAGGAATTCAGATCGCTAATGTGAATGGATCGACATATCTCACCGATTGTTTTTGTGAAAATACGAAAGAATCTCTTTTGAAAGCCGCAAAGAAAGGATGAGATACGATGTCGACAAATTTTTGGGATAACAAGGAAGCGGACATGCTTGACCTGATCGAGAAGATTGTCAATATCGATAGCGGGACGTTTTATAAAGCGGGTGTGGAGCAGGTGGGGGATGTGCTGGCTTCTGCTTATCAGGCTCTTGGATTTCAGGTTACGGTCGATCAGCAGTCTGAGCGGGGGGATCATTTGGTCATTGTTCATCCTGAGGAACAGCACCCGGACATCTTGATTATTGGACATATGGATACGGTATTTCCTGTGGGTACCGCACAAAGCCGGCCATTTTCACAAGATGAATCCTTTGCTTACGGTCCCGGCATATACGATATGAAGGCCAGCTTGGTCATGACGCTGTTTGCGATAAAATCATTGATTGAACGAGGCGACGAGAGCTTCAAGCGGGTCAAAATCATTCTGAATTCGGATGAAGAGCATGGTTCGATTTATTCCAGGGAATTGATTGAGCGTGAAGCGGCAAGCGTGAAGTATGCGTTGATCGTTGAACCGAGCGATATGACCGGGAGGCTTATAACCGGACGGCGCGGCGGGGGTAAATTCGAATTGCATGTAACCGGTAAGGCGGCGCATTCCGGGGAAGAACCGGAAAAGGGGCGAAGCGCCATTGGCGAACTTGCGCATAAAATTATTCAACTTCATGCGCTGACTGATCCAGGTGCAGGCGTACATGTCAATGTCGGGGTGATTAGCGGCGGAACGACGCCCAACACAATTGCTGCCCATGCCAAGGCTTCAATTGATGTACGAATGGAGACATTGGAACAGGCTATGGAGTTGGAGCGCAAAATCAGAGATATTTGCGGGGCGGCAACGACTGAAGGAACAACGTTAGTCTTGAAAGGCAGTATTACAAGACCGCCGATGATCAAAACTGTGAAATCTGAGCATTTATTGAAAATCGTGCAAGAAGAAGCGCTGCAGCTGGGAGAGTCGTTAACGGATATGAAAATCGGTTCAGGGTCGGACGGAAACCTGACTTCGGCAGTAGGGGTAGCTACGATTGATGCGCTAGGTCCGCGAGGCGGTAACGCGCATACGGCGGAGGAGTTTTTGGATATCGAAAGCTTGGTACCGAGAACAAGGCTGCTGGCTAACCTGATTAAACGATTAAGTCGTGAATAAATGATTAACTTGTATGGATTAAATAAAAATACGAATGTTTTAAGGGGGTACTGCTTTGCGAAACAAGATGAAGCAAAAACTTTTAGCAGGTAAAGCGGCGTTAGGGGTCTCCATTATGATCCCTTCTGTCCAGCTTGTAGAAATGGCCGGGAAACTAGGCTACGATTGGGTGCTGATTGATTGCGAGCATGGTTCCATCACCTTGGAAACCGTTGAATACATGGTCATGGCAGCCGAAGCGAGCAACATTACACCGATCATTAGACCGCAAAAAAACGATCCGGAGCTGATCGGGCAATACATGGATCGTGGTGTGATGGGGATACAAGCGCCCCACGTCAGCTCTGCGGCAGAGGCTCAGGAAATTATCAATGCTGTAAAATACCATCCGATCGGCAAACGAAGCTTGGCCGTGGGAACACGCTCTGCCAATTACGGATTTGGGATTTCGTTAACCGAATATGCCGAGCAGGCTAATGAAGATCTGTTGGTCTGCGTCCAAATTGAGGACAAGGATGCTGTGGATAACCTTGATTCTATCGCTAAAATTGAAGGAATTGATGTGTTGTTTATAGGTCCGTCCGACCTTTCTCAATCTCTTGGACATCCCGGAAATGCCGGGCATCCTGTGGTACAAAAGGTTATGGATGATGCTTTCTCCAAAATCATTAAATTGGGTATGGTAGCGGGTACGGCAGGGAATCTTGAAATAACGCCGAGACGTCTGGAGCATGGGGTTCAATATTACTATACGCATTTAACGACGCTGCTGGCTTATTCATCCTCCGTATTCTTAGGGAATGCCAAGGATTGAATTCTCGAGCTATACACATGAACGGATTTGAGAGGAGCAATATCGTGTCTAATATTATAAAAGCACTTATCCTCTTATTGTGCCGGCTTGGAAGTTGAAATTTACTTTTCCGATGTCAAATCGAGCAGCTGCCATGAATGTAGCAATCTCCAGTTTAATCAGTCGGAGCAATGTTCAGTCTGCTGCTCAAGCTACCATCTCGGCTGTTGATCGAGTTCCATATGTGTTCTGCTCACTTGTTCTTCGGCGAAAGTTATTGACACAGAGCCCAATATGTATATAATCATTCGTAAGGGTCGGATACGGCCTTTATATTTTTCTTTAATTATTAAACAACATTAATTAATTGAATTTAATAAAGGGGAGGAGTGACAGGATGAAGTCGTTTTTGCCAAATGACATTAAGGATGAGAATAGAAAGATCATCTTTGATATTGTGATGCAGAATCCGGAATTGGCGAAGGTCGAAATCGCCGAGAAGACGGCGATGAGCTTTGTAACCGTAAGCAAGATCATCAATTTCTTTGAAGAGATCGGATTGTTGACCGCTACTGGAGAAAGCAGGGAGGGCTCTGGCGGCTTGGGAAGAAAAAGAACGGTATACCGATTTAATGAGAACAGTTATGTAACCGTCGGCATTCAAATCATAGGCAACAGAATCACTGCTCTGCTTATCAATCTTTACAGCAAAATTATCGATTCGTACTCCATCGAGACGGATATTCCGTTTTATAGCGAACAGTTTATCTCGATTTTTGAAGACATGATTTCGGGGATGAAGAATGTAGCAAAAAAAACGAATAGCGTCGTCCTGGGCATCGGGATCGGGGTCGATGGGGCGATAAACACCAGGAAGAAAACGATCAGAATGCGGGTTCAAGACAACAAGGAGCAGGATTACAATTATGAGCTGATCATTGAGAATCTGATTAACCGGGTTGAATTGCCTATTTTCCTTGAAAACGATGTAAACGCTTCTACAGTAGCTGAATTCCGAAATCTGGAGAACTCCGGGGAAATGCTGTCTGATCTGGTCCATATCGCAGTAGGGGACGGGATCGGTGGCGGCCTGATTATCAATAAGGAGCTGCATAGGGGATTCAATGCAAGCGCGGGTGAACTGGAATATATGTGCTTTGACCCGGAGTACAGAAGAACACCGTCCTCCGTCGGCTGGCTCGAGAGCAAGCTGGGGATTCAGCATTTGTTGAGTAGCTATAATCTTAGTTCTGAATCAGACATCAAAGTGTGCGCAGATTATGTAGGCAAGCATCTTGCCCTGACGATGATTAATATCATCAGTCTGCTCGACATCGACCGGATTATTATTAGCGGCAAGACGGTAGCGCTGTTCCCCGAACGGATTCTAGAGAGAACAAGATATTATGTCGGGCAGTATGTAGAGTGGACTCCAACGATAACTTACAGTGATTCGCATCATTCAACAGCTGTCGGAGCTGCCGTACTCTCGCTTCAGCATGAGATGATAAAAGTAATTTCCGGATAGGAAGTGAACGTGATGATAAAAATTTTTGAGACTGAAGAGGATGTTGCAGATGCCATTGCCAGAGAGATGAAAGCGCATCTGGCAGATGAACATCCAGTGTTCTGCTTGGCGTCAGGCAGTACACCGCAGATGAGCTACATGAAATTTGCCGAAGACGACGAGATTCATGCAAGGGTTCAGCAGCTTAAAATTGTCAGCCTGGACGAGTGGGTCGGAATAAGCAGAGAGTCTGAGGGAAGCTGCTATCAAATGCTGAATCAGGATTTATTCTCGCTTGTCCATTTGGACGCCGGACAGATCGAATTTTTTGATGGGACTGCGCCGGATTTGGAGCAGGAATGTCAGAGAATCGACCACTTTATCAATCAGCATCCCATAACGTTCAGTTTGATGGGGGTTGGAATGAATGGACATATTGGCTTGAATGAGCCAGGCTGTCCGTTGCTGGATCACAGCAGTGTCGTAGATTTGTCGGAGACGACCAGAACCGTGGCCCAGAAATATTTCAATCAGCCTGCGGCATTGGACAAAGGAATCACCTTAGGTCTAAGTCAGGTGGCGGGCAGCAAGCGGGTGATTGTAGCGATGACCGGTGAACGCAAAGCCGGGATCGTCAAAGAAATATTTACAAATCCGGAAGCAAAGCTGCCTGCTCAGGAGCTGCTCGGTTATGAACATATTGATTTCTTCCTGGATTCGGAGGCAGCGAAATATATTAAATAGCAATAAAAACTGAGGAGTACACATTATGAGTAACAGTGTCATTGGAGTGGATATTGGAGGAACGAACATACGAGTCGGGTTAGTGAATGAACAGTTGGAATTGGTCCGAAAAGAGACGGCATTGACTAGCGATTTCAGAAGTGCCGATGAAATTTTTAAGTTTGTCAAGCGAGTGATCGAGAAAGTGGATCATCACAAGACGGCGGACAAGATAGGGATTGCCTTGCCTGTTCCTTGGAAGGAACGGACCGAGATTATATATGATGCGACCAACATTCCAAGCCTTGAAGGGACTAATACTGAATTTATAAAGCGTTTTTTTCCCGGTTATGAAGTTTATTTCGAGAATGATGTAAATGTCGTGACACTGCTTGAATCAGAGCATGGCGCGTCCCAGGCGTACGAACAATCGATCTATATTACAGTCAGTACAGGGATCGGCAGCGGAATCATTCTGAATAACCAGGTGCTCCACGGTGCGCATGGCTATGCCGGAGAGATTGGCAGCATGGTAATCGCTGATAACGGCAAGAGCCATTCGCCATTACATCCCGGCACGCTCGAAGCTCTGTGCAGTGGCAGAGCCCTGGAGAAAGAGAGCCAAAATCTGTACGGCAGCGAGGCTACTGCGCATTTATTGTTTGAGAAATACAGGCAGCATGACGAGAAGGCGGCAGGTGTCGTGAATACCTGGGTCGAGTACTTCTCGGGCGCGATTGCTTCATTAATGCAGACGATCGATCCGGATATATTTGTCATTGGAGGAGCAGTCATTCACAATAACCAATGGTTGATCGATAAAATTGTTGAAAGCGCTAAAACCAAAGTGTTTGAGCATTTAAGCGACAAAGTCAAGGTAGCTTTGCCTAAATTCGGCCCAGATGCAGGAGTGATTGGGGCAGGGTACATGGCGTTAAAAAACAATAAAGGAGCATGAACAATATGAAGAAAATGAAAGTTGCGTTAATTGGAGCCGGCAGTGTGTCCTTTGCTTTGGGGGCACTTCAGGATATGGTGCTGTCCGAGCGTTTGAAAACTCAGGCCCAGCTGGAGATTGCCCTGATGGACATTGAAGAAGAAAATGTGGCAAGAACCTATAAATATGCGACAGATATGTTTACCGCCTTCTCGCATCCGGCGAACATTTGGCAGACGACCAACCTGGAAGCAGCTCTGCAGGAGGCTGATTTCGTCATCGTGGCGATTGAGGTAAATCGCTACTTCTATTGGTCGCAGGATTTCCATATTCCTCGCCGCTTTGGAAGCAAGCAAATTTACGGTGAGAACGGCGGTCCTGGCTCGATGTTCCATACACTGCGAAACCTGGGTCCGATGCTGGAAATCGCCCGGACGATGGAACGAGTCTGCCCGGACGCCTGGTTCATTAACTATACGAATCCAGAAGCGAAATTGGTTGAGGCTATCTCGAAACTCACCTCGATCAAAGTCGTCGGTCTATGCCATGGACTGGATATGGGGATCGAGCAGCTCTCCCAATTCCTGGAGATGGATATCGCAGATATCGGAATGGAAGGCGGTGGCTTGAACCACTTCGGTTTCTTCACCAAGATCTGGAACAAGAAGACGGATGAGGATCTGTATCCTTTATTTGATGAGAAGGAGCGGAAGGCCAACCGTCTGGCGCAATTCGAACATGTCGCGCTATCCAGAACGATGTACCGCACTTATGGATATTACCCTTATCCAGGCACCAACCATGTGGGTGAATATATCTCTTATGCGGAGGATTTCTATGCTGGTTTGTCCTTGCAATACCGCTACGATCCAATTCGCGAGAAGTTATGGGAGAAGGATTCCAGAACCCCTGAATTCGTATACAGTGCAAGCGGCAACAATCTGGACCAAGGCTTGTTCTCGAAGGTTCAGACGCAGGAGCTATGGGTGGAAGAGGCCTATATTTTCGATAAGTCGAAGGTTTGCCGCAGCAATGAATATGCAGTTCCGATCATTGAAGCGATTTTCTTCGATGATGAGATTGAATTGAACGCAGTCAATTTACCGAACCACGGTGCAATCAAGGGACTTCCTGACGATATGGTTGTTGAGACCCAGGCGATCGTTAACGGAAGAGGAATTATGCTGAAGCCGATGACGGTAGAACTGCCGACGGCGATTATTGGAACGATTCATATTCAGGGTACGATCCATAAATTGTTGCTCGAGGCTTTTGTGGAGCGATCCAAGACGAAGCTGCTGCAGGCGATCCTGTTGGATCCTCAGTCCCCCACTTATTACCAGGCCTGTGCAATGATCGACGAGATGTGCAAATTGCAGCAAGATATTTTACCTAAGCTGGAATGGAAATAAAGGGGTTTATATGGACAACAAGAAAATCACCGAACTGCTTCAGGAGATGACACTCGCCGAGAAGATTGGACAGCTCTCCCAGACGACCGGGGAACATTACGTCGGCAAAATCGATAGCGAAATGGTTGAGACCGGCCCAGACTTCCCGGGCCATATGCTTGAGGGAGATACGCTATATACGATGGGAAGCATTATCGGCGTGTCGAGCGCCAAGTATACGAACCTGATTCAAAGTGAATATTTGCAGAAGTCACGGCTCAAGATCCCGTTGCTGTTCATGCACGATGCGATACATGGATACAGGACGATTTTTCCAATACCACTTGGACTCTCCTGTACCTGGGATGAGGGAATCGTACAGCAGGCAGCGGCGGATACCGCTTCGGAATTGCGGGCTGCGGGCATACATGTTAATTTCTCTCCGATGGTCGACCTTGTGCGCGACTCCAGATGGGGAAGAGTAATGGAATCCTTTGGCGAGGATCATCTGCTGTCAGGCCATCTTGGCCGGGCGATGATTAGAGGCTATCAGAAAGGCGAGGACGGAGAGATTGCCGAGTCAGGAGTAGCGGCCTGTCTAAAGCATTTTGCGGCGTATGGAGCTGGCATTGGTGGGAAGGACTACAACGCTGTCGATATGTCCTGGAGAGAATTCTATGCCTATTATGGCAAGCCTTATGAAATAGCGCTTCAAGAGAAGCCGAAATTTGTGATGAGTTCATTCAACACGTTCAACGGGGTTCCTGTAACTGCGAGTGAGCAGATGATGAAGGAAATCCTAAGAGGAGCCTATCAATTTGACGATATTGTAATCTCAGATTGGGGGGCAGTCGCCGAACTGCAGAATCACCGCGTTGCTGGCAATGGCAAGGAAGCTGCTGAATTGGCTTTAAAAGCGGGCATTGATATTGAAATGGTCTCGACTTTGTATCTTGAGCATTTTGAACAGATTCTAGAAGAAAATCCGGGGCTGCTCCAGGATATAGATACGGCCGTTCTGAAAATTTTGCAGCTTAAAAATGAAATGGGTTTATTTGAAAATCCTTATGTGGACGAAGCTCGTGAGGACGAAGTCATTCTGAATCCTCGCTTTCTGGATCATACTAAGGACGCTGCCAAGAGAAGCTGTGTGCTGCTGAAAAATGAACAAATGCTGCCTATACGCAAAGAATACAAAAAGATCATCATCGTCGGCCCTTTTGCTGGCAGCAATCAATTCCTGGGCAATTGGCCGTGCAAAGGAAGCTTTGATGATGTAGTTACCTTGGCGGAAGGGCTAAAGCAGGTGGATGATTCATTCAATCTGCAAGTCTATGAATCCCTGAAGGACTGCCCTCAAGCTGAGCTGGAGCAATGCGATTATATTGTTGTAGCGGTTGGGGAGGACTGGAAATTAAGCGGTGAAGGGCATAGCAGTGTGAATATCGAACTGGAGGCCAGCCAGCAGCAGCTGATCCGTGAAGTCAAGCAGACGAACAAACCGTATGCTTGCGTCTTTTTCTCGGGCCGGCCACTCGCGCTACAGAACATTATTGATGATATCCCTGCGCTCTTATGGTGCTGGTATCCGGGTACACAGGCCGGCAGTGCGATTGCTGAGCTGATTACAGGCCAAGCTACTCCGTCGGGCAAACTGACGATGTCGTTCCCGCGTCATTCGGCGCAAGCGCCGATCTATTACAATGAATACAGCACGGGTCGTCCGGCAAATGAATCAAGCTACAGCAGCAGATATCAGGACTGTGAGATCGGGCCTCTGTTCCCGTTCGGGCACGGGCTGACCTATAGCGGTGCGCAGTATTCTGACTTTACAATTTCGCGTGATCATCTGACAGCCGATCAGGAATTGACGATCTCTTTCCAGGTGAGCAATCCAAGCGGGTATAACTATTCTGAAATCGCTATCCTGTACATTGAGGATCTTGTCTCCAAGGCGGTACGTCCTGTGCGCGAGATGAAGAAGTATCAAGTCGTGGACCTACCAGAGCATCAGACCGTTACCGTACAGATGACGCTGGCCTTGGGTGATCTTCTATACTTGGATACCAGCCTGCAGCAAACGGTTGAACCGGGAAAATTCAATATTTATATCAATGATCTTGACTCTCCCGTGTTTACGATAGAATATCGATAAAATCTTGTGAATTCCATTTATCCGAGATGATCACTAGGCCCGCTCAATTATTTAATTAAATTAATTAATTGTGTAAAATTTATCCACCCCAAATTCATAATTTTTGAGGGGGCCTAGCAGATTTTGGAATACGCTTACATGATTCAGAAAGAACTGACAATGCTGTACCTGAAGAGTAAGGAGGCATACGGATGAAATCCAAATTTAAACAACAATTTCTATCCCAGTGGGAGCTTCAAGTGTTGGTCTGGCCGAGCATTATATTGATGATTGTGTTCTCTTTTGTCCCGATGCTCGGATTGATCATCGCCTTTCAGGATTATTCTCCGTTATCCGGTTTTACGGGCTCGGAATTTGTAGGATTGGATAATTTCAAAGCCTTTTTGGGGGACAAAGATTTCTACAATGTGCTGACGAACACGCTAGGCATCAGCCTGATGAAGTTGTTGATCGGTTTTCCGCTGGAGATCGTCCTGGCTATATTGATCAATGAACTCCGATTAGTATTCTTCAAGAAGTTTACGCAAACCATATCTTATTTACCGCACTTCCTGTCATGGGTTATTCTTGGCGGCATGATTACATCCTGGCTTGGTTCGTCGGGACTGGTGAACAGCTTCCTGCTGTCGACGCATCTCATAACTGAACCGATCTCCTTCCTGTCAAATGCGAATGCTTATTGGTGGATCGCGACGTTGTCGGATATTTGGAAAGAGGTTGGCTGGGGAACGATTCTCTATCTCGCTGCCATAACGGGAATTGATCCATCGTTGTATGAGGCGGCGAAGGTCGACGGGGCGAAAATATTGAAAAGAATTTGGTATATCACGATTCCCAGCATCAAAAATATTATCGTGCTGATGTTTTTGCTGCGTGTAGGCTCTATCCTGGGAGCGAATCTGGACCAGACTCTCGTCCTGCAAAATTCTTCGAACATGCTGCGCAGTGAAGTCATCGATTCTTATGTTTATCATTTGGGTCTGGCGCAAGGAGACTTCTCATTCGCGACTGCGGTCGGAATATTCTCGTCCGTCGTATCGGTCACACTGTTGCTGGTAGCCAATTTCTTAACCAAGAAGCTTAGCGATAGTTCAATTTTTTAGAAGGGAGGGAGCTATATGGGGCTGGATAGAGGCGAGAAGATATTTAACGTTTTTAACGTGATATTCATGCTGTTTTTTATTGCCATCATCGTATTACCCTTAATCAATATCATCGCCCTCTCGTTCAATGACGGGTATGACGCGATGAAAGGGGGAATTTATCTATTCCCGAGAGAATTTACGCTGGTAAACTATGAGACCATATTGAAGGATACGACCATTTACAGAGCGTTTGGAGTTACGATAGCCAAAACTGTAATCGGTGTCATCGGGCACTTGGTCATTACAGGGGCCGCAGCCTATGCTCTGAGCAAGTCTTATTTACTGGGAAGAAAGATATTCATCCGTATGGGCGTCATCACGATGTTCTTCAACGGCGGAATGATTCCGTCATTTCTGGTGGCCAAGTCGCTCGGTCTGACGAACAGCTTCTGGGTGTACATTATCCCCGTGCTATTCAGCTTTTACGACATGATCATCCTAATGAACTTCTTCCGAAGCTTGCCGGACTCGATTGAAGAATCAGCCAAGATTGACGGGGCCAGTGTATTACAGGTGTTCTTCAAAATTATTGTCCCGCTTTCTTTCCCGGTGCTGGCGACGATCGCTTTGTTTCACGGGGTATACCAGTGGAATGATTTCTTCGTGGCTAAGCTGTATGTAACGGATAAGTCACTGTATCCGATTCAATATTATTTGTATCAGCTGTTAACGAGCGCAGGCGCTGCGAATTCTGCCAAAGCAGGAGTGTATATTTCCAAGGCTTTTACGACTCAATCTTTACAGCAGGCTACGATGATCGTTACGACCCTTCCTATTATGCTGATTTACCCTTTCCTTCAGAAATACTTTATTAGCGGCATGCTGGTCGGAGGAGTTAAAGAATAATGATAAAAGCGAGGGAGAATGTTATGAAGAAATCGATCATCCTTCTGACTTTGGTTGCATTAGCAGTGTCGTTGACTGCCTGTGGCGGTAAGAAGACAAGTGAAAATTTGCCGGACTCGAAGATTGAAGTGGCCAAAGATACGCCGAGTTGGAAGAACGACAAGGCAAAGGCTGACCTTGACTGGTACATTAATTTCGATTGGTTCGCTCAAGTCTGGGGCAATGATGTGTCTTCCAAATATATTACGGCGGATACCGGAGTAAACATCACTTACTTGGGCGGCAGCGACGACAAGCTAAACACGATGATGGCCTCCGGAGATCTGCCGGATATCATTACTATGGATGGAAGCAACCCATTTGTTAAGGAAGCCGATAAATTTGCGATTCCGCTTGATGTGCTGGCCGAGAAGTATGACCCCTATTTCATGGAAAAAGCGGCCAAGCCGGAAACGCTCAAGTTCTTTACCAGGGACGACGGCCATATTTACGGGTATCCTAACTTCTCGAATACGAAATCGGATTATGAGAAAGGCGGTATCTATGCCAATCAGGGATTTCTGGTGCGGAAAGATATGTATGAACAGCTCGGCAAGCCTGATATGACCACGCCGGAAGGATTTATTTCGGCATTGGAAGCTGCGCAGAAGGTGGGCGTGAAGGATGAACTGGGAAAAACGATTATTCCGATCGGGGTGACTCCTTTTACGGGAGATAGCTCTGAGAAGAACGGGGTATTCAATAGAACGCTTGCCGATTTTATCGGAGTCCCTATGTTGACGCAAGACAGCAAATATTATGACCGTTATACAGATGCAGATTTTCAGAAATGGCTTAAAGTGTTCGTCGATGCCCGGCAGAAGGGGCTGGCAGACCGGGACATGACTACGATGACCAAAGATGACAAGGATGCACGGCTAACGAATGGCAGCTACTTCGCCTATTTTGCTGCGGACCTGAACAGTGAGACGGATACGATGACCGTTTGGGCGAATGAGCACCCTGGCAAGGAGTACATTGCCGTTAACGGGCCAACTTCTACGACAGGCAAGAAAACGGCATTGCCGGGCACTTCCATTGAAGGCTGGACACAAACCTTTATTACCAAGGATGCCAAGGATCCGCAAAAGGCGATGGAGCTCCTGACTTATCTGGTTAGTGAGGAGGGCAACAATGTCATGAACTTTGGCCGTGAGGGCGAAACCTACACCATCAAGGACGGTAATCCTGTCTTGAATCCGGATCTGCTGGAGTTCAAGCAGACTGACCCTGCCGGCTTCGAGAAGAAGGTCGGCTTGACCACTCATCTGTGGCTGCAGGATAGTGCTCTGCTCTCCCGGCAAATG from Paenibacillus sp. JNUCC-31 includes:
- a CDS encoding ROK family protein; the protein is MSNSVIGVDIGGTNIRVGLVNEQLELVRKETALTSDFRSADEIFKFVKRVIEKVDHHKTADKIGIALPVPWKERTEIIYDATNIPSLEGTNTEFIKRFFPGYEVYFENDVNVVTLLESEHGASQAYEQSIYITVSTGIGSGIILNNQVLHGAHGYAGEIGSMVIADNGKSHSPLHPGTLEALCSGRALEKESQNLYGSEATAHLLFEKYRQHDEKAAGVVNTWVEYFSGAIASLMQTIDPDIFVIGGAVIHNNQWLIDKIVESAKTKVFEHLSDKVKVALPKFGPDAGVIGAGYMALKNNKGA
- a CDS encoding HpcH/HpaI aldolase family protein — encoded protein: MKQKLLAGKAALGVSIMIPSVQLVEMAGKLGYDWVLIDCEHGSITLETVEYMVMAAEASNITPIIRPQKNDPELIGQYMDRGVMGIQAPHVSSAAEAQEIINAVKYHPIGKRSLAVGTRSANYGFGISLTEYAEQANEDLLVCVQIEDKDAVDNLDSIAKIEGIDVLFIGPSDLSQSLGHPGNAGHPVVQKVMDDAFSKIIKLGMVAGTAGNLEITPRRLEHGVQYYYTHLTTLLAYSSSVFLGNAKD
- a CDS encoding 6-phosphogluconolactonase; translated protein: MIKIFETEEDVADAIAREMKAHLADEHPVFCLASGSTPQMSYMKFAEDDEIHARVQQLKIVSLDEWVGISRESEGSCYQMLNQDLFSLVHLDAGQIEFFDGTAPDLEQECQRIDHFINQHPITFSLMGVGMNGHIGLNEPGCPLLDHSSVVDLSETTRTVAQKYFNQPAALDKGITLGLSQVAGSKRVIVAMTGERKAGIVKEIFTNPEAKLPAQELLGYEHIDFFLDSEAAKYIK
- a CDS encoding alkaline phosphatase family protein, with protein sequence MGKTAEKKSPSGRRVLIIGTDGLRPDQVKADTMPTYCRLMQSGTLFKSFYSAFPSLTRVCMASLTTGSYPGQHGLMGNLMYAPHFSEDGLLQTGDHREILQFQQRTGEELLLRPTLGDRLAQANLRLTVSGGSSPGASLLWNFNHPQHVMNPSTDYGLPELSEMHAARGPAAEETDVSIRKKERTLWAVRTLIEQQLPDEQNTVMVLWLPEPDETQHYCGIGSQEAKQALRLVDQYLSEILEAVSQLGLENELDIMLISDHGHSTANMVGSLEHYVNQARKELNRELNFIAVDAFIYGDENQVEELQAFADWLSAQPWCGMLLAREPLHQQLNNALPLSAVIGSITHERAPLLAVVPAWTDEKNQDGIQGVVHYLNSKTENKAYHGSIRNEDMRPFCMGIGPSFKKGHVTDIPAGIIDIAPTALHLVGVTGESGFTGRVLFEGLKGCEEQAVQHDAVKYEELYADSERVKGIQIANVNGSTYLTDCFCENTKESLLKAAKKG
- a CDS encoding ROK family protein, encoding MKSFLPNDIKDENRKIIFDIVMQNPELAKVEIAEKTAMSFVTVSKIINFFEEIGLLTATGESREGSGGLGRKRTVYRFNENSYVTVGIQIIGNRITALLINLYSKIIDSYSIETDIPFYSEQFISIFEDMISGMKNVAKKTNSVVLGIGIGVDGAINTRKKTIRMRVQDNKEQDYNYELIIENLINRVELPIFLENDVNASTVAEFRNLENSGEMLSDLVHIAVGDGIGGGLIINKELHRGFNASAGELEYMCFDPEYRRTPSSVGWLESKLGIQHLLSSYNLSSESDIKVCADYVGKHLALTMINIISLLDIDRIIISGKTVALFPERILERTRYYVGQYVEWTPTITYSDSHHSTAVGAAVLSLQHEMIKVISG
- a CDS encoding M20 family metallopeptidase → MSTNFWDNKEADMLDLIEKIVNIDSGTFYKAGVEQVGDVLASAYQALGFQVTVDQQSERGDHLVIVHPEEQHPDILIIGHMDTVFPVGTAQSRPFSQDESFAYGPGIYDMKASLVMTLFAIKSLIERGDESFKRVKIILNSDEEHGSIYSRELIEREAASVKYALIVEPSDMTGRLITGRRGGGKFELHVTGKAAHSGEEPEKGRSAIGELAHKIIQLHALTDPGAGVHVNVGVISGGTTPNTIAAHAKASIDVRMETLEQAMELERKIRDICGAATTEGTTLVLKGSITRPPMIKTVKSEHLLKIVQEEALQLGESLTDMKIGSGSDGNLTSAVGVATIDALGPRGGNAHTAEEFLDIESLVPRTRLLANLIKRLSRE